A region of Falco peregrinus isolate bFalPer1 chromosome 13, bFalPer1.pri, whole genome shotgun sequence DNA encodes the following proteins:
- the APOOL gene encoding MICOS complex subunit MIC27 isoform X2, giving the protein MAAKVAKLAAVSSGLPFACITVYAATEKESKSQLVKPNQLPIYCPPPVKSKYIEEQPGHLQKQFSSVRQTTGRYVGWCRDAFVFVKNGIMDSIQFGKDAYVYLKNPPPEFLPKVGVITISGLAGIVLARKDSRFKKIAYPLGLTTLGISVCYPAQSVVFAKVTGKKLFSASHQTYEAVRSIWAEKEDVTKLQQESKSVMQEDKKKTDISPTKPESAIKSRSFNRTESSPVESWSTKDPVPSAGPVKTPKFKPDPKLMDHGQSSPEDVDMYSTRS; this is encoded by the exons ATGGCGGCCAAG GTTGCAAAACTGGCAGCTGTTTCTTCTGGTCTGCCATTTGCATGCATTACCGTATatgcagcaacagaaaaggaatCAAAAAGTCAGCTGGTGAAGCCAAATCAG CTTCCAATTTACTGTCCGCCACCTGTGAAATCGAAATACATAGAAGAACAGCCTGGTCACTTGCAGAAGCAATTTTCTTCAGTAAGACAGACAACCGGCCGCTATGTTGGATGGTGCAGG gatgcttttgtctttgttaAAAATGGCATAATGGATTCAATTCAATTTGGAAAAG atgcTTATGTTTACCTGAAGAATCCACCACcagaatttcttcccaaagtTGGTGTAATTACAATATCGGGCTTAGCTGGCATAGTCCTGGCAAGAAAAG ATTCTAGATTTAAGAAAATTGCTTATCCGTTGGGACTTACTACTTTAGGAATTTCTGTTTGTTACCCGGCTCAGTCAGTGGTATTTGCCAAG gtaacagggaaaaagttattttctgcaAGCCATCAAACCTACGAAGCTGTGCGATCAATATgggcagagaaggaagatgTCACCAAG ctgcagcaagagTCAAAATCAGTTATGCAAGAAGATAAGAAAAAGACTGACATTTCTCCTACAAAACCTGAGTCTGCTATTAAGTCAAGATCATTTAACAGAACAGAATCGTCTCCAGTAGAGTCGTGGAGTACTAAAGATCCAGTGCCTTCAGCAG GACCAGTGAAGACACCAAAATTTAAGCCTGATCCAAAACTTATGGACCATGGTCAGTCCAGCCCCGAAGATGTGGATATGTACAGTACTAGAAGCTAA
- the APOOL gene encoding MICOS complex subunit MIC27 isoform X1 — translation MKERWESQRSRCCLLPYRTGGRESRVAKLAAVSSGLPFACITVYAATEKESKSQLVKPNQLPIYCPPPVKSKYIEEQPGHLQKQFSSVRQTTGRYVGWCRDAFVFVKNGIMDSIQFGKDAYVYLKNPPPEFLPKVGVITISGLAGIVLARKDSRFKKIAYPLGLTTLGISVCYPAQSVVFAKVTGKKLFSASHQTYEAVRSIWAEKEDVTKLQQESKSVMQEDKKKTDISPTKPESAIKSRSFNRTESSPVESWSTKDPVPSAGPVKTPKFKPDPKLMDHGQSSPEDVDMYSTRS, via the exons ATGAAGGAGCGGTGGGAAAGTCAGAGGTCTCGGTGTTGCCTTCTCCCTTACAGAACTGGAGGTAGAGAGAGCAGG GTTGCAAAACTGGCAGCTGTTTCTTCTGGTCTGCCATTTGCATGCATTACCGTATatgcagcaacagaaaaggaatCAAAAAGTCAGCTGGTGAAGCCAAATCAG CTTCCAATTTACTGTCCGCCACCTGTGAAATCGAAATACATAGAAGAACAGCCTGGTCACTTGCAGAAGCAATTTTCTTCAGTAAGACAGACAACCGGCCGCTATGTTGGATGGTGCAGG gatgcttttgtctttgttaAAAATGGCATAATGGATTCAATTCAATTTGGAAAAG atgcTTATGTTTACCTGAAGAATCCACCACcagaatttcttcccaaagtTGGTGTAATTACAATATCGGGCTTAGCTGGCATAGTCCTGGCAAGAAAAG ATTCTAGATTTAAGAAAATTGCTTATCCGTTGGGACTTACTACTTTAGGAATTTCTGTTTGTTACCCGGCTCAGTCAGTGGTATTTGCCAAG gtaacagggaaaaagttattttctgcaAGCCATCAAACCTACGAAGCTGTGCGATCAATATgggcagagaaggaagatgTCACCAAG ctgcagcaagagTCAAAATCAGTTATGCAAGAAGATAAGAAAAAGACTGACATTTCTCCTACAAAACCTGAGTCTGCTATTAAGTCAAGATCATTTAACAGAACAGAATCGTCTCCAGTAGAGTCGTGGAGTACTAAAGATCCAGTGCCTTCAGCAG GACCAGTGAAGACACCAAAATTTAAGCCTGATCCAAAACTTATGGACCATGGTCAGTCCAGCCCCGAAGATGTGGATATGTACAGTACTAGAAGCTAA
- the APOOL gene encoding MICOS complex subunit MIC27 isoform X3 gives MHYRICSNRKGIKKSAGEAKSASNLLSATCEIEIHRRTAWSLAEAIFFSKTDNRPLCWMVQDAYVYLKNPPPEFLPKVGVITISGLAGIVLARKDSRFKKIAYPLGLTTLGISVCYPAQSVVFAKVTGKKLFSASHQTYEAVRSIWAEKEDVTKLQQESKSVMQEDKKKTDISPTKPESAIKSRSFNRTESSPVESWSTKDPVPSAGPVKTPKFKPDPKLMDHGQSSPEDVDMYSTRS, from the exons ATGCATTACCGTATatgcagcaacagaaaaggaatCAAAAAGTCAGCTGGTGAAGCCAAATCAG CTTCCAATTTACTGTCCGCCACCTGTGAAATCGAAATACATAGAAGAACAGCCTGGTCACTTGCAGAAGCAATTTTCTTCAGTAAGACAGACAACCGGCCGCTATGTTGGATGGTGCAGG atgcTTATGTTTACCTGAAGAATCCACCACcagaatttcttcccaaagtTGGTGTAATTACAATATCGGGCTTAGCTGGCATAGTCCTGGCAAGAAAAG ATTCTAGATTTAAGAAAATTGCTTATCCGTTGGGACTTACTACTTTAGGAATTTCTGTTTGTTACCCGGCTCAGTCAGTGGTATTTGCCAAG gtaacagggaaaaagttattttctgcaAGCCATCAAACCTACGAAGCTGTGCGATCAATATgggcagagaaggaagatgTCACCAAG ctgcagcaagagTCAAAATCAGTTATGCAAGAAGATAAGAAAAAGACTGACATTTCTCCTACAAAACCTGAGTCTGCTATTAAGTCAAGATCATTTAACAGAACAGAATCGTCTCCAGTAGAGTCGTGGAGTACTAAAGATCCAGTGCCTTCAGCAG GACCAGTGAAGACACCAAAATTTAAGCCTGATCCAAAACTTATGGACCATGGTCAGTCCAGCCCCGAAGATGTGGATATGTACAGTACTAGAAGCTAA